CGGTCTGCAGCACTTCCCCGGTATCGCCCGGGTTGGCGATCGACCACTTGGCCTCGTTGGGCTGGTCGCCGCTGTACTGCTTTCGCATCTCGGCGTTGTGCCCGAATCCGCCGGCGGCCAACAGGACTCCCCTGCGGGCCTCGACGTTGACGGTCGTCCCGTCGTGCGTGATGCGCGCGCCGACCACCCGGCCGTCCTCGACGATCAGATCGTCGAACGTGGAATTGATCCACAGTGGTGGCCGGCCGCCGCTGAGATCCAGCAGCACCTTGAGCATCTGCCCGATCAGCGACGCACCGTTGGTCAGGATCTGGCGCCGACGCGCACGGCCACCGGCGGTGCGCAGGAACACCTTGGTGGCCACCGCGAAAGCCTTTGGTGCCCGGTTGAAATATTGCACCGACCGCAGCTCGTTGGTCAGCACCGAGTAACCGTAGTTCTCGGCCAGCGCCGGTTGTACCTTGTCGTGCCAGGGACCCAGCTCGGCGGCGTCGAATGGGATGCCTTCGACGGCCCGGCCAGCTGCGTTGCCGCCCTTGTGGTTCGGGTAGTAGTCACTCCAGCCGTCGCAGCGGATCAGCTTGACGCCGCGTCGGATCAGGAAGTTAATCATCTCGTAACCGGCGGTCAGGAACATTTCGCGACGCTCGGGTGAGGACGCAGCGCCGACGTCGCCCACGACGTCGTCCAGGTAGGCGAGTCCGTCCTCGTGCGAGTCGGCGATGCCGTCGGCGCGCATCAGCGGGTTGTTGGGCAACCAGACGATGCCGCCGGACAAGCCGGTCGAACCGCCCACCAGTCCTTGCTTTTCCACGATCAGCGGTTCGAGCCCGCTGTCGAGGGCGGCCAGGCCGGCGACCATGCCACCACCGCCGCTGCCGGCGATCAACAGATCGACGGAACGATCCCAGTGCGTGGTCATCGCGCCTCCAAGGTGAAACCGAGGTCGACGATCGGCACGTCGATGGTGGTGTTCGTCTTCTGAATCGCCGGGACCAGGGTGTCGTAGGGCAGACCGGCCAGAAATCCGTCGATGACCCGCTCGAAGTTCGAGATCAGCCCCTCGATCTGGTTGGACAGCCGCATGTAGTCGAAACCCTTGGAATGCAATCCTTTTTGTTGCCTCGGCAGGTTGGAGAAATCCTGCGCGGGGATCGGTGGCCAGCTCGGGTCGTCGGGCGCCAACGGCTCGGGCGGTGTCGGCTTGCCCGCCGACTGGTCGTTGGGCAGGCGGGTGAGCGACCAGATCTCGAACAGCGTCTCCTCCGGCCCGAGGGGGCGAATCCGGTAAGACGACGCGCTGCTGTAGGTGGGCAGGATGAAGTGGTGCGGGAAGGCGAAGCCGATCGCGTCGGTGATGCCGCGGCGAATCAAGTCGTTGAGATCGGGCATCGCGCTCCCCCGCGCGCGGTGCCACTTGACCACCGCGTCGTTGAGGGCGCGACGCCAAGCGGCTAGCGCCTCAGCTGGATCCGACGGTAACGGGAGAGTCTGCATCCCCTCGGCGATCCGGATGTCGTTCTCGTGCGTCATACCGCCCATACCGTCGCCGAGGGTCCGCATGAAATACAGGCTGCTCGCCACGACGGGGTGCACTGCCTCGGACGCGCCGCCGCTTGCCGCGGACGGCAACAGCTGCGGATGCGTCTGCGGGACGTGGTAGCCCTCCATGAACGCCGCCGTCGCCAGCTTCCAGTTCACCGGTAGCCGGCAGGACTGCCACCATTCGACGCGCAGTGACTCGACCTGCCATGCGTCGTAAATCGAGGCGAACGGCTCCATCCAGTCGCGCAGCGGCGGTGCTTCGTCGTCGAGATTGATCCAGGCACAACCACCCCACAGTTCGCACTTGACTTCCACGAGCTCCAAATCGTAAGCGACCATGTTGCTCTCGACGAAGGCCTCGGGGCGCAGCACGAAGGTGTTGCGCCCGTCGATTCCCCAACACCAGCCGTGGAAAGGGCAGACGAAGGTGCGCCGATTGCCGTTGCCTTCGATCAGCTTGACTCCGCGATGGCGGCACGCGTTGTGATAAGCCCGGACGGTGTCAGGGTCGACTCGCACGACGATGACCGACTGGTCGAGGATCTCGTACTCGACGAAGTCGCCCACCTTGGGAATCTCTTCCAAACGGCACGCCATCTGCCACACCCGCGGCCAGAACAACTCGGCTTCGGCAGCATAGAAGTCGGGATCGTAATAGCGCTGCTTGGGAATTCGGCTCGGATTCTGCACCGCCCACGGCACCTGGTTGGTCATCGTGTCACCTCATAAGATCCTGGACGCCCGCCCCTGCCAATACCGGTCCCGAATACGCCGTTTGTAGAGCTTGCCGTTGGGGTCCCGCGGCAGGATGTCGAATTCGATTGTGCGCGGGCACTTGTAGCCCGCGAGGTGGGTTCGGCAGTATTCGATGAGCTCGGCCGCCAACTGGGGTCCGCCCGAAACACCGTCCGCCGGTTGCACGACGGCCTTGACCTCTTCGCCGAATTCGTCGTTGGGCACGCCGAACACCGCCGCGTCGACGAGCTTGGGATGCATCGTCAGCACGTTCTCCGCCTCTTGCGGATAGATGTTCACCCCGCCCGAGACGATCATGAACGTAGACCGGTCGGTCAAATACAGGTAGCCGTCGTCGTCGACATAGCCCATGTCACCGAGCGACCGCCAGCCCCGGTCGTTGGAGACCGACGCGGTTTTGGCCGGGTCCTTGAAGTACTCGAACGCCGG
This genomic stretch from Mycobacterium paraterrae harbors:
- a CDS encoding FAD-binding protein; its protein translation is MTTHWDRSVDLLIAGSGGGGMVAGLAALDSGLEPLIVEKQGLVGGSTGLSGGIVWLPNNPLMRADGIADSHEDGLAYLDDVVGDVGAASSPERREMFLTAGYEMINFLIRRGVKLIRCDGWSDYYPNHKGGNAAGRAVEGIPFDAAELGPWHDKVQPALAENYGYSVLTNELRSVQYFNRAPKAFAVATKVFLRTAGGRARRRQILTNGASLIGQMLKVLLDLSGGRPPLWINSTFDDLIVEDGRVVGARITHDGTTVNVEARRGVLLAAGGFGHNAEMRKQYSGDQPNEAKWSIANPGDTGEVLQTAMRLGAKTDLLDEAWWLPSVFLPDRVVAASLGSGRQRPGAIYVDSTGRRFCNESNSYVEVGKAMYANKAVPCWMIFDDGYVRRYVTSANPLKRNQQLPAELIESGAVKRADTIEALARQTELPADELAHTVQRFNEFAVKGLDPDFGRGQSAYNDCLGDPGYRPNAAVGPLDRAPFYATRVLPADVGTCGGVVTNKHAQVLDGNDQVIEGLYATGNTTATVMGRTYPGAGASIASSMVFGYVAARHAAGRALPGERGR
- a CDS encoding aromatic ring-hydroxylating oxygenase subunit alpha, translating into MTNQVPWAVQNPSRIPKQRYYDPDFYAAEAELFWPRVWQMACRLEEIPKVGDFVEYEILDQSVIVVRVDPDTVRAYHNACRHRGVKLIEGNGNRRTFVCPFHGWCWGIDGRNTFVLRPEAFVESNMVAYDLELVEVKCELWGGCAWINLDDEAPPLRDWMEPFASIYDAWQVESLRVEWWQSCRLPVNWKLATAAFMEGYHVPQTHPQLLPSAASGGASEAVHPVVASSLYFMRTLGDGMGGMTHENDIRIAEGMQTLPLPSDPAEALAAWRRALNDAVVKWHRARGSAMPDLNDLIRRGITDAIGFAFPHHFILPTYSSASSYRIRPLGPEETLFEIWSLTRLPNDQSAGKPTPPEPLAPDDPSWPPIPAQDFSNLPRQQKGLHSKGFDYMRLSNQIEGLISNFERVIDGFLAGLPYDTLVPAIQKTNTTIDVPIVDLGFTLEAR